GCATCAGTTTAGAAGTCAAACAGATACTGAGGTTTTGGCTCACTTGATAGAAGAGCACTTACGTAATAACCTCGAAGAAGCTGTAATGAATGCCTTGAAAAGGGTAGAAGGCACGTATGGTATTGCGGTTATCTCGATAAAAGATCCAGATAAAATTGTGGCTGCAAGGAAAGGGTCTCCCTTGATCCTTGGAATTGGACATCAGGAATACTTTATTGCCTCTGACGTTTCAGCTTCACTGGAGCATACAAGAGATGTTATCTATTTGGATGATAATGAAATTGCTATTATTACTCCAAAGAAATATGAAATAAAGACTGTGGAAAATATTCCAACCTATAAAAAGGTGGAAGAGGTGCTTTGGAATATAGATATGATCGAAAAGCAAGGCTTTCAGCATTTTATGTTAAAGGAAATTCATGAACAACCACAAGCGCTTAAGAACCTCATGCGGGGAAGGATCGATGGTGATAAAGATCCGATAAAACTGGGGGGATTGGCACAGTGTGAAAAAGATCTTCTCGGGGCAAAACGTATTGTGATCATTGCGTGTGGCACGTCATGGCATGCTGGATTAGTGGGGGAATACATGATGGAAGAGCTTTTGCGTGTGCCAGTTGAGGTTGAATATGCCTCTGAATTCAGATATCGTAACCCTTTGATTGAAGAGGGTACGATTGTGATGACTATCAGCCAATCAGGAGAGACAGCTGATACATTAGCTGCAATGAAGGAAGCAAAGAAAAGGGGGGCAAAAGTTCTCTCTATTTGTAATGTTGTTGGAAGCAGCATAGCCAGAGAAGCCGATTTCGGTATTTATCTTCATATTGGCCCTGAAATAGGAGTCGCTTCTACAAAGGCATTTACTGCACAAGTTGCCGCTTTGTACCTTTTTTCGCTTCATATGTTTTTATTAAAAAACAAGGAATTTCATACCGTTTCAAAAATGATAACTGAAATAAAGGAAATACCTGGAAAAGTTCAAGTCATTTTGGACAAGGAAGATGAAATACGTGGAATTACAGAAATTTA
The Candidatus Brocadiaceae bacterium DNA segment above includes these coding regions:
- the glmS gene encoding glutamine--fructose-6-phosphate transaminase (isomerizing), translating into MCGIVGYVGSKDVLTILLDGIKRLEYRGYDSAGIAFIDDGKILFEKAVGKVAELEKKLNGNNFNAKLGIIHTRWATHGAPTIENAHPHADCHGEIAVVHNGIIENYDYLKSCLEKKGHQFRSQTDTEVLAHLIEEHLRNNLEEAVMNALKRVEGTYGIAVISIKDPDKIVAARKGSPLILGIGHQEYFIASDVSASLEHTRDVIYLDDNEIAIITPKKYEIKTVENIPTYKKVEEVLWNIDMIEKQGFQHFMLKEIHEQPQALKNLMRGRIDGDKDPIKLGGLAQCEKDLLGAKRIVIIACGTSWHAGLVGEYMMEELLRVPVEVEYASEFRYRNPLIEEGTIVMTISQSGETADTLAAMKEAKKRGAKVLSICNVVGSSIAREADFGIYLHIGPEIGVASTKAFTAQVAALYLFSLHMFLLKNKEFHTVSKMITEIKEIPGKVQVILDKEDEIRGITEIYKDKNNALYLGRGYNYPVALEGALKLKEISYIHAEGYPAAEMKHGPIALIDKNMPVIFIATKDSTYEKILNNIEEVKSRGGKIIAIATEGDMQIRNKVDHVLYIPETSNVLTPILSVIPLQLMAYYIAVQRGCDVDKPRNLAKSVTVE